A genomic stretch from Pochonia chlamydosporia 170 chromosome 4, whole genome shotgun sequence includes:
- a CDS encoding metacaspase CasA (similar to Neosartorya fischeri NRRL 181 XP_001264994.1), producing MSAYPGYGGGGGYGPPQSQYQGNYYSRPPQQHSYGGYPPQGQQSPQPGYGYQQPPTQQFAYQHHGPPPPQQYAGQYSQAPPQPGYTSRPGQSPGMPPQPQGAFSPRPGGPPPPPSGLQHFGSGAPQGYAFQYSNCTGRRKALLIGINYFGQRGQLRGCINDVRNMTAYLAEHFGYKREDMVILTDDQQNPMSQPTKQNILRAMHWLVKDARPNDALFFHYSGHGGQTKDLDGDEADGYDEVIYPVDFRQTGHITDDEMHRIMVRPLQAGVRLTAIFDSCHSGTALDLPYIYSTQGILKEPNLAKEAGQGLLSVISSYSQGDLGGVASNIMSFFKKATSGEDAYARTLATKTSPADVIMLSGSKDDQTSADATIASQATGAMSWAFMTALKKNPQQSYVQLLNSIRDELATKYTQKPQLSCSHPLSTYHQIQGPST from the exons ATGTCCGCATATCCGGGCTatggaggtggtggtggctaCGGTCCCCCACAGTCTCAGTATCAGGGCAACTACTATAG TCGTCCACCGCAACAACACAGCTATGGTGGATATCCACCTCAAGGTCAACAGTCTCCTCAACCCGGCTACGGCTATCAACAACCTCCCACCCAACAGTTTGCATATCAG CACCATGgccctccgcctccgcaaCAGTATGCTGGCCAATATAGCCAAGCACCACCTCAGCCTGGCTACACATCAAGACCCGGACAAAGCCCTG GAATGCCTCCACAACCGCAGGGTGCCTTCAGTCCTCGACCTGGAGgcccaccacctcctccgtcaGGTTTGCAGCACTTTGGCTCAGGTGCGCCTCAGGGCTATGCATTTCAGTATTCCAATTGTACCGGACGCAGGAAGGCACTCTTGATTGGCATTAATTACTTTGGCCAGCGCGGCCAGCTGCGAGGCTGCATCAATGATGTGCGCAATATGACAGCATACTTGGCAGAACACTTCGGCTACAAACGGGAGGACATGGTGATTTTGACAGACGACCAACAGAATCCTATGAGCCAGCCTACTAAACAAAACATTCTTCGCGCCATGCACTGGTTGGTCAAAGATGCCCGCCCGAACGATGCTCTCTTTTTCCACTATTCTG GTCATGGTGGTCAGACAAAGGActtggatggtgatgaggcaGACGGGTATGACGAAGTCATATATCCAGTTGATTTTCGACAAACTGGGCATATTACGGACGACGAAATGCATCGCATCATGGTTCGACCATTGCAAGCTGGCGTGAGACTGACGGCGATTTTCGACTCGTGTCATTCCGGAACCGCCCTTGATTTGCCATACATATATTCAACCCAGGGTATTCTCAAGGAACCGAACcttgccaaagaagccggTCAAGGCCTGCTGAGTGTCATATCTTCATACAGCCAGGGCGACCTTGGGGGAGTTGCCAGCAACATTATGAGCTTTTTCAAAAAGGCTACCAGCGGTGAAGATGCTTACGCTCGTACCCTCGCTACGAAAACTTCTCCTGCCGATGTCATCATGCTGTCTGGTAGCAAGGATGACCAAACATC TGCCGATGCTACAATTGCATCACAAGCCACTGGTGCCATGTCTTGGGCTTTCATGACTGCCCTCAAGAAAAATCCTCAACAGAGCTACGTGCAACTTCTCAATAGTATCAGAGACGAATTGGCAACTAAATACACACAAAAGCCACAGCTTTCGTGCAGCCACCCGCTGAGTACATATCACCAAATCCAAGGCCCGTCGACTTGA
- a CDS encoding ubiquitin carboxyl-terminal hydrolase (similar to Metarhizium acridum CQMa 102 XP_007811045.1), whose protein sequence is MERPRRNTKRKASETTETPDGPACDLLDRACSPLSPQEIEAWPGWIELESEPAFFNIILRDLGVKNVKTQELFTIDQASLDALTKPVFGLIFLFQYGPEHEEDEQTANADSELWFANQARLYPILILPTLFIHGLREGQTPNSCSQTTNNACATVALLNIIMNADNLDLGERLQNFKESTKGLSTAIRGHSISSNSFIRKIHNSFTRRMDQLNADLCLENDVSDSKKSVSRKASKKKHLSRKAALEEYGYHFVAYVPCNGNVWELDGLRNNPLKLGPLNSEDWTNIARPHIEARILQYEDSQLSFNLLAVCRDPLLQHSQTIASLLAVLRFIRSRMADSHVFNELISAEEPLLDINNQAQLAEFHLTRSDIEDTEIPDHLLAAASRASREIQDAYELYQKLCIEAKAAMGEFRAELIAVEEDERRVKGRKRDYGSALHSWVKKLAEKGVLEDIIKMSS, encoded by the exons ATGGAAAGACCAAGACGAAACACAAAACGAAAAGCTTCAGAAACCACAGAAACGCCCGATGGGCCTGCTTGCGACCTATTAGACAGGGCTTGCAGTCCCCTCTCCCCCCAAGAGATTGAAGCCTGGCCAGGTTGGATTGAGCTGGAATCTGAACCG gccttcttcaacatcattcTCCGAGATCTGGGTGTCAAGAATGTAAAAACACAGGAGCTGTTCACAATCGACCAAGCTTCTCTGGATGCACTCAC GAAACCAGTGTTTGGGCTGATATTTTTATTTCAGTATGGACCTGAAcatgaggaagatgagcagACTGCAAATGCGGATAGCGAGCTATGGTTCGCGAATCAGGCAAGGCTATATCCCATACTTATCCTTCCCACGCTCTTCATTCATGGGCTAAGGGAAGGGCAAACTCCTAACAGCTGTTCGCAGACTACCAACAATGCCTGTGCCACTGTGGCCCTCTTGAATATCATCATGAATGCCGACAACCTAGATCTCGGCGAGCGACTTCAGAACTTTAAAGAATCAACAAAAGGCTTGAGCACCGCCATCCGGGGCCACAGCATTAGttccaacagcttcattCGCAAGATTCACAACTCCTTTACTCGCCGCATGGACCAACTTAACGCAGACTTGTGTCTAGAGAATGATGTCAGCGATTCCAAGAAATCTGTGTCGAGAAAGGCGAGTAAAAAGAAACATTTGAGCAGAAAGGCAGCGTTAGAAGAGTACGGCTATCACTTTGTTGCTTACGTTCCTTGTAATGGAAACGTATGGGAGTTGGATGGTTTACGAAACAATCCTCTCAAACTAG GGCCGCTAAACTCCGAAGACTGGACTAACATTGCCAGACCGCATATAGAAGCAAGGATATTGCAGTACGAGGACAGTCAACTCTCATTCAACTTACTGGCTGTCTGTCGCGACCCCCTACTGCAGCACAGTCAAACCATTGCCAGCCTGCTAGCTGTGTTGCGCTTCATTCGATCCCGCATGGCGGACAGCCATGTTTTCAATGAACTCATATCTGCAGAAGAGCCTCTCCTGGACATCAATAACCAAGCTCAACTCGCCGAGTTTCATTTAACACGCTCCGACATTGAAGATACCGAGATACCCGATCATCTACTGGCCGCAGCATCCCGTGCGAGTCGGGAAATTCAGGATGCATACGAACTTTATCAGAAACTTTGTATAGAAGCGAAAGCTGCCATGGGTGAATTTCGCGCCGAGTTGATCGCAGTGGAGGAAGACGAGCGACGAGTCAAAGGCCGAAAGCGGGATTACGGTAGCGCTTTACATAGCTGGGTGAAAAAACTAGCAGAAAAAGGGGTCTTGGAAGATATCATTAAAATGTCATCATGA
- a CDS encoding acetyltransferase (GNAT) family domain-containing protein, giving the protein MANDSEPQVTSGILNENGIKSTKPAMGGELAAITSTGRLQIQFPDASVADDTRVVGSVVEIVNKSFREAEVGIFLPGYQRTHGAEIAQLIRDGLLAVAYIPARDNPTQQGQNLASSDKPEAMRVVGCVYVTQLSATHGNFGMLALDPDLRGGGLGRAMVQFAEDHCRKKGCTMMQLELLVPTSFEHTFKSTIQAWYQRMAYQVVRLGIFEKEYPTLAPHLAGPVEYRIFEKSLA; this is encoded by the coding sequence ATGGCGAACGACTCAGAACCGCAAGTCACTTCTGGAATATTGAACGAGAATGGTATCAAATCCACAAAGCCCGCCATGGGCGGGGAGTTGGCTGCAATTACGTCAACTGGCCGCTTGCAGATCCAATTCCCAGATGCTTCTGTTGCAGACGACACTAGGGTAGTAGGCTCTGTTGTGGAAATTGTCAACAAATCATTCAGAGAAGCAGAAGTCGGTATATTTCTCCCTGGTTATCAACGAACACACGGCGCCGAGATTGCCCAGCTCATTCGCGACGGACTTTTAGCCGTTGCGTATATTCCAGCCAGGGATAATCCCACGCAGCAAGGACAAAATTTGGCATCGTCCGACAAACCCGAGGCCATGAGAGTGGTTGGATGCGTCTATGTGACTCAATTGTCTGCCACGCACGGAAACTTTGGTATGCTGGCTCTTGACCCCGATCTCCGCGGTGGAGGCCTAGGGCGTGCAATGGTTCAATTTGCCGAAGACCATTGTCGAAAAAAAGGCTGCACAATGATGCAATTAGAGCTGCTGGTTCCGACGAGCTTTGAACATACCTTCAAGTCAACCATTCAAGCCTGGTATCAAAGGATGGCCTATCAAGTGGTCAGACTTGGCATCTTCGAGAAAGAGTACCCGACTTTGGCCCCTCATCTTGCTGGTCCGGTCGAGTATAGGATTTTCGAAAAGAGTCTTGCCTGA
- a CDS encoding RNA exonuclease (similar to Metarhizium robertsii ARSEF 23 XP_007820805.2): MGELEKNWKLYETKPGPLPTHVSAVVLDCEMGTACSGESELIRISMVDFFSGSILIDSLVYPNVPMAHYNTRFSGVTKRAMDEAHRKRDCIFGRDAARQAVYKFVGPETVVVGHAGHQDLTSLRWIHTRIVDTLILETRKRRLEEDAALRKEWEEPGKDPGCKTEGDDKNAESSPQEGGLSLKSLTLKRLDRVIQIKGRGHDSLEDALATRDLLHWHIATLPEGVREGLW, encoded by the coding sequence ATGGGTGAACTTGAGAAGAACTGGAAACTCTACGAAACGAAGCCGGGGCCTCTTCCAACTCATGTCTCTGCTGTGGTACTGGACTGTGAAATGGGAACAGCCTGCAGCGGCGAGTCAGAGCTGATTCGTATATCCATGGTAGATTTCTTCTCTGGGTCGATTCTAATAGACAGCCTTGTCTATCCCAACGTACCCATGGCGCACTACAACACTCGCTTCTCAGGAGTCACCAAACGAGCGATGGATGAAGCCCACCGCAAGCGCGATTGCATCTTTGGACGAGATGCAGCGAGGCAAGCCGTGTATAAGTTTGTTGGACCAGAGACCGTTGTCGTTGGCCATGCCGGCCATCAAGATCTCACATCGCTACGTTGGATTCACACTCGAATAGTCGATACGTTGATTCTCGAAACAAGGAAACGTCGTTTGGAGGAAGACGCTGCTCTGCGCAAAGAATGGGAAGAACCCGGAAAAGATCCTGGCTGCAAAACTGAAGGCGATGATAAGAACGCAGAATCAAGCCCCCAGGAAGGTGGGCTGTCACTTAAATCCCTTACCCTCAAAAGGCTCGACAGAGTCATTCAGATCAAGGGTCGTGGCCATGATAGCCTAGAGGACGCGTTGGCAACGCGAGACTTACTACATTGGCATATTGCTACTTTACCGGAGGGGGTTCGTGAGGGGTTGTGGTGA
- a CDS encoding microtubule associated domain-containing protein: MAHPRFGGALDTPRTNVGDATYLSRQPDFADISQEASFHSPGKDGDFLNELRNGQSNGTSLRTPRQRGPLADRRNLPQNLGGAEFTPMLKSAARHGARKLGKENGTAVMNTPGLDRIDEDDMTPIPRMDSSVFLGSRNQSYLDNTLPQVDSSSVASTPLALQRRKGGDKGPLDGNQLSLREQENVIDRIEKENFGLKLKIHFLEEALRKAGPGFSEAALKENTELKVDKVTMQRELHRYKKHVTATERDLESYRQQLQEAQERARRKQGDEGNRQELSQLQKTLEEKESNIDALQQKINQSQNEEDQIEKLRDNIEDLEADLRERDRQITERDDELDDLRDKLDASEDKAKEAQRRMAELEGVAGDNEELEEAKENIQDLEITIRRLEEQVEELKEKADEAISQKTRAENDLEELQEEMANKSVMTKGLSRQVEEKISRLQEELDRSGKEYAELEKELTSANEENEQLRAEVDEMRNEQDEIQHGRRLDSTRVQDLEAELLAVADEKDLLQGRHEALISESDALQSEVQRLETEVEELQKNVADEREYALEIEKDLRQQYQEELERLNDSISDLQAEVRERDNLYDNDSEKWENEKQALVSERERAEEKAAGLQRTIDRLRETEGNLSSKETALQQAMQSEMERHKSEEAVLTRQIDDLQDALETRQTLLTSLRNELSTVRDELRQTQIDYQAQVGKVATLESEVEVLRAKSSNLGTPGRRDALARDSQYLRDQIARLKADLTTSQSSLAEAKAQRDELQVQIRRNASQENDTLQIDQERLDMRTAKLKLDTEVYRLKDENKSLSERCIAAEKSLEDEIAKATALKASQSKTRSTATSSPASQDLSSAQHTIRELQQKVKDYEDEVIKLEAAGTGADIGSLSTMRKDLSAARQKELDFLRKEAAHRDSIRDFNMQIADLERQLHESKVSQMSRSPAGASAKSKDDAAAIRQRLAESQRALDELRSQSAESERMASQAIEELQKQMGDLADQKLVLEEVLDEANQQAEDAAAENDKALRRLKHQLDKAERERNVAYASQSENSKQGKHLRKSQAEVENLEHDIRQQQELIDALAATESLLRRKLERARSERAAFRMTAEKLQRDIQLLQVSSGPVPSQYDRHAGKIQHHHIKNADNHAFETLVRAAEGAEERHNKELKGMVMQMEWMQARWEREASLRSDAAYAKKFIQLQLDVANACNKAQLRELEHIRTNLLHSKKPLALPVAPSGLAFGKTKATSIRPFLTMARFIARMRIASRNWAQQEQVRLKLVAARDDQRRVKRSKQLKVVRVDA, translated from the exons ATGGCTCATCCGCGGTTTGGCGGCGCGCTCGACACGCCTCGAACGAATGTGGGCGATGCTACATACCTCAGCAGGCAGCCTGATTTTGCCGACATTTCGCAAGAAGCCTCCTTTCACTCGCCGGGCAAGGACGGCGATTTCCTGAATGAGCTTCGCAACGGACAATCAAATGGAACCAGTCTTCGCACACCACGCCAACGAGGGCCGCTAGCCGATCGAAGAAATCTTCCCCAAAATCTTGGAGGGGCTGAATTTACACCTATGCTCAAGTCTGCGGCGAGGCATGGTGCTCGTAAGCTCGGCAAGGAGAATGGAACTGCTGTGATGAACACGCCAGGATTGGATCGGATAGACGAAGACGATATGACCCCCATACCACGAATGGACAGCTCTGTGTTCTTGGGCTCTCGAAACCAGTCCTATCTTGATAACACGTTGCCCCAGGTTGACAGCAGTagtgttgcttccacccCATTGGCCCTGCAGCGTCGGAAGGGCGGTGATAAGGGACCATTAGATGGCAACCAGCTGTCGCtaagagaacaagaaaacgTCATTGATAGAATTGAAAAGGAAAATTTTGGCTTGAAACTGAAGATCCACTTTCTTGAGGAAGCGTTGCGGAAGGCGGGCCCAGGGTTTAGCGAAGCAGCTCTCAAGGAAAACACAGAGTTGAAAGTCGACAAAGTAACGATGCAACGAGAACTACATCGATACAAGAAGCATGTCACGGCGACCGAGCGAGATCTTGAAAGTTATCGACAGCAATTGCAAGAGGCTCAAGAAAGGGCACGACGGAAGCAAGGTGACGAAGGCAACCGCCAAGAACTATCACAACTGCAAAAAACTTTGGAGGAAAAGGAATCGAATATTGATGCCTTGCAACAGAAGATTAACCAGAGTCAAAACGAAGAGGATCAAATAGAAAAACTCCGTGACAATATTGAGGACCTAGAGGCCGATTTACGCGAGAGGGATCGCCAGATAACGGAAAGAGATGACGAGCTGGATGATCTCAGAGATAAGCTAGATGCTTCTGAAGACAAGGCAAAAGAAGCCCAGAGGAGAATGGCAGAACTGGAGGGTGTGGCTGGAGATAATGAGGAATTagaagaggccaaggagaacaTTCAGGACCTCGAAATTACTATCCGGCGCTTGGAGGAACAAGTCgaggagttgaaggagaaaGCCGACGAAGCGATTAGCCAGAAAACCCGGGCGGAAAACGATCTAGAGGAACTCCAAGAAGAGATGGCTAACAAGTCTGTAATGACAAAAGGGCTTTCACGACAAGTTGAGGAGAAGATTTCTCGCCTGCAAGAAGAGCTAGACAGATCCGGCAAAGAGTACGctgagctggagaaggaatTGACCAGTGCAAACGAGGAAAACGAGCAACTCAGAGCTGAAGTGGATGAAATGAGAAATGAGCAAGATGAAATTCAACATGGAAGACGGCTCGACTCAACCAGAGTCCAAGACCTTGAAGCAGAACTTCTTGCTGTTGCAGATGAGAAGGACCTTCTGCAAGGGCGGCACGAAGCACTGATCAGTGAGTCCGATGCTCTGCAGAGTGAAGTGCAGAGACTAGAAACGGAGGTCGAGGAGCTGCAGAAAAATGTTGCAGACGAGAGAGAGTATGCGTTGGAGATCGAAAAGGACCTCCGACAACAGTATCAGGAAGAACTAGAACGATTGAACGACTCCATTTCAGATTTACAAGCCGAGGTTCGCGAGAGGGATAATCTTTACGATAATGATAGTGAAAAATGGGAGAATGAGAAGCAAGCTTTGGTATCcgagagagagagagcaGAAGAGAAGGCAGCTGGCTTGCAAAGAACCATCGATCGTCTTCGTGAAACAGAAGGAAACTTGTCTAGCAAAGAAACTGCTTTGCAGCAGGCCATGCAAAGCGAGATGGAACGACACAAGAGCGAAGAAGCCGTGTTGACCCGTCAAATAGACGACCTTCAGGACGCCCTGGAAACACGGCAAACATTGCTCACGAGCTTGAGGAATGAGCTCTCGACCGTCCGGGATGAGCTTCGACAAACGCAAATTGACTATCAAGCACAAGTGGGCAAAGTTGCTACGTTGGAAAGTGAGGTGGAGGTGCTACGAGCCAAGAGCAGCAATCTAGGCACACCGGGCCGACGTGACGCATTGGCAAGAGATTCACAATATCTGCGAGATCAGATTGCCCGACTCAAGGCTGATCTCACCACTTCTCAATCGTCTCTTGCAGAAGCTAAAGCACAACGCGATGAGCTTCAGGTTCAGATTCGACGAAATGCATCCCAAGAGAATGATACTCTCCAAATAGATCAAGAGCGCCTTGATATGAGAACTGCGAAGCTAAAGCTGGATACCGAGGTCTATCgtctcaaggacgagaatAAGTCACTTAGCGAACGGTGCATTGCTGCAGAAAAATCTCTTGAGGATGAAATCGCCAAAGCGACAGCACTAAAAGCGTCTCAAAGCAAGACAAGATCGACTGCAACGTCTTCGCCAGCAAGCCAAGACCTCAGTTCTGCTCAGCATACAATACGAGAGCTGCAGCAAAAGGTGAAAGATTACGAAGACGAGGTGATCAAGCTTGAAGCAGCCGGAACCGGGGCGGACATCGGCAGCTTGTCTACCATGAGAAAGGATCTATCCGCTGCACGCCAGAAGGAACTCGACTTCCTACGCAAAGAGGCAGCTCACCGCGACAGTATCAGGGACTTCAACATGCAGATTGCCGACTTGGAGCGGCAATTACATGAATCCAAGGTCTCTCAAATGTCAAGATCCCCCGCAGGTGCGAGCGCCAAGTCTAaagatgatgctgcagctATAAGGCAACGGCTCGCAGAATCACAACGTGCCTTGGATGAGCTAAGGTCGCAGAGCGCTGAATCGGAACGAATGGCATCCCAAGCAATAGAAGAGTTGCAGAAGCAGATGGGCGACCTGGCAGACCAAAAACTTGTGCTAGAAGAAGTTCTAGACGAAGCAAACCAACAGGCCGAAGATGCTGCAGCAGAGAATGACAAAGCTTTGCGCCGCCTGAAGCACCAATTAGACAAGGCGGAACGAGAACGAAATGTGGCATATGCTTCGCAATCGGAGAATAGCAAGCAAGGCAAACACCTAAGGAAGAGCCAGGCAGAGGTTGAAAACCTGGAGCATGATATTCGGCAACAGCAAGAACTAATTGATGCCCTGGCTGCCACTGAATCGTTGCTGAGACGCAAGTTGGAGCGCGCACGCAGCGAACGAGCAGCGTTTCGTATGACTGCTGAAAAGCTGCAACGGGATATCCAACTACTCCAGGTTTCGAGTGGCCCTGTACCAAGCCAATACGACCGGCATGCCGGGAAAATACAACATCATCACATCAAAAATGCCGACAACCACGCATTCGAAACACTGGTTCGTGCAGCCGAGGGGGCTGAAGAGCGACATAACAAGGAGCTCAAGGGAATGGTCATGCAAATGGAATGGATGCAGGCGCGATGGGAGCGAGAAGCCTCTCTCAGGTCAGATGCTGCATATGCTAAAAAGTTTATCCAGCTGCAACTAGATGTTGCCAATGCTTG CAACAAGGCTCAGCTGCGTGAACTCGAGCACATCCGGAccaatcttcttcacagTAAAAAACCATTGGCCCTTCCTGTTGCGCCCAGCGGCCTCGCTTTTggaaagacaaaggcgacTTCGATTCGGCCATTCCTCACCATGGCTCGCTTCATTGCTCGCATGCGCATCGCGTCGCGTAATTGGGCTCAACAGGAGCAAGTTCGTCTCAAACTAGTCGCAGCTAGAGACGACCAACGCCGGGTCAAACGATCTAAGCAGCTCAAAGTTGTTCGAGTGGACGCATGA